Proteins encoded together in one Nostoc sp. PCC 7524 window:
- a CDS encoding glycosyltransferase has translation MNNQPLLSIITPTLGKFSDYWLDNLLKIEGSVEFVLVYPPNFKITPIDDSRVRIIVSPYKGEMPQRFVGLLNAKGDYLLALDDDDYVHPQVCEVVAKYFQRFPESWILRLQKLNIDIKDEERIKQAWEAIPDVEQLEICKKTPENPYPYEKGNFKGLLEVPIAPLDKNFDWRYLFWPFINRTDNNGYHFENFNNIVWRNDLIQQALPELSQATKVMGAVTWIPSSGFDRLSGLFVQANFFQKDAIIGHWMPKPEQIRYIDKDPSLKPPRFHVISDVLLVKHFPKYGYLWNLVFSKLYGVPRTVGKVMKLKLAKKKQK, from the coding sequence ATGAATAATCAACCTTTATTGTCTATAATCACGCCAACTTTGGGTAAATTTTCTGATTATTGGTTAGATAATCTCCTCAAAATAGAAGGTTCTGTAGAATTTGTTTTAGTTTACCCTCCTAACTTCAAAATCACACCTATTGATGATTCTAGAGTCAGAATCATAGTTAGTCCCTATAAAGGCGAAATGCCGCAGAGATTTGTTGGTTTACTGAATGCTAAAGGTGACTATCTTTTAGCCTTAGATGATGATGACTATGTACATCCGCAAGTTTGCGAAGTAGTAGCTAAATACTTCCAGAGATTTCCTGAAAGTTGGATTCTCAGGTTACAAAAGCTGAATATTGATATTAAAGATGAAGAACGCATCAAACAAGCTTGGGAAGCAATACCCGATGTTGAACAATTAGAAATCTGCAAAAAAACACCAGAAAATCCCTATCCTTATGAGAAAGGTAACTTTAAAGGATTATTAGAAGTTCCCATTGCACCTTTAGATAAAAACTTTGACTGGCGTTATTTATTCTGGCCTTTTATCAATAGAACTGATAATAATGGCTACCATTTTGAGAATTTCAATAACATTGTTTGGCGAAATGATTTGATTCAGCAAGCACTTCCAGAACTTTCCCAAGCAACAAAGGTAATGGGAGCAGTGACTTGGATACCTTCTAGCGGGTTTGATAGATTATCTGGCTTATTTGTGCAAGCTAATTTCTTCCAGAAGGATGCTATTATTGGTCACTGGATGCCGAAACCAGAACAAATTAGATATATCGATAAAGATCCATCTTTAAAACCGCCAAGGTTTCATGTAATTTCTGATGTTTTGTTAGTCAAACATTTCCCCAAATACGGTTACTTGTGGAATTTGGTATTTAGTAAGTTATATGGTGTACCTAGAACAGTGGGTAAAGTCATGAAGTTGAAGTTAGCGAAGAAAAAACAGAAGTAA
- a CDS encoding glycosyltransferase family 4 protein: MRILMLSSTFPYPPSRGGTEVRTFNLLKYLQQNHDVTLVTQYNKGVSDVEVEELRKYVSELMVFPLPSNPQAKNAVTGVLAKTGRFLESVIKATPPNVLHRYSPEIQAFVDSCVAAKKYDVITCEHSVNEIYIRPEFRHSVNTVIDIHSSVYGWIRDHLEMGAAQNAIRDRLYLTFVLKRYEQRYCSKFSNIVVTTEDDRQEFLKLRPDIDIQVIPNGVDLELFPYRSQDPEGHSLIFVGAMDASHNIDAARFFAFAVFPELKTRYPDATFSIVGAKPTPEVLSLEKIPGVKVTGRVPSMVDYLHQSTVCVVPLRTGFGIKNKTLEAMAAGVPVVASDRGLEGLAVDGEGISLKALRANQPAEYVNAISQLFDHPQLRTELSHNGRQLVETEFTWHIAGKRYEQVCLGNS; the protein is encoded by the coding sequence ATGCGTATTCTCATGCTCTCATCTACGTTTCCTTATCCGCCGAGTCGTGGCGGTACGGAAGTTAGAACTTTTAATTTACTCAAGTACCTCCAGCAAAACCATGATGTAACTTTAGTTACGCAGTATAACAAGGGTGTATCAGATGTAGAAGTGGAAGAATTACGCAAGTATGTAAGTGAGTTGATGGTTTTCCCTTTACCATCAAATCCCCAAGCCAAAAATGCTGTTACTGGAGTGTTGGCGAAAACGGGACGCTTTCTGGAATCAGTGATTAAGGCGACACCGCCTAACGTTCTGCATCGCTATTCACCAGAAATTCAAGCTTTTGTGGATAGTTGCGTTGCAGCCAAAAAATATGATGTTATTACCTGTGAACACAGTGTCAATGAAATATATATCCGTCCAGAATTTCGTCACAGTGTGAATACAGTCATAGATATCCACAGTTCAGTGTACGGCTGGATTCGTGATCATTTAGAAATGGGTGCTGCACAAAATGCCATCCGCGATCGCCTCTATCTTACCTTTGTCCTCAAGCGTTATGAGCAGCGATACTGTAGCAAGTTTTCTAATATAGTTGTCACCACAGAAGACGATCGCCAAGAATTTCTGAAACTCCGTCCTGATATCGATATCCAAGTCATTCCCAACGGCGTAGATTTAGAATTATTTCCTTACCGTTCCCAAGACCCAGAGGGACACAGTTTAATATTTGTAGGAGCAATGGATGCTTCCCATAACATCGATGCAGCCAGGTTTTTTGCTTTCGCAGTCTTCCCAGAGCTAAAAACACGTTATCCTGATGCCACATTTAGTATTGTCGGTGCTAAACCAACACCAGAAGTCTTAAGCCTGGAAAAAATTCCCGGTGTCAAAGTAACTGGGCGTGTACCTTCAATGGTAGATTATCTGCATCAATCTACCGTATGTGTAGTACCCTTGAGGACTGGTTTTGGCATTAAAAATAAAACCTTAGAAGCCATGGCGGCAGGTGTACCCGTAGTAGCGAGCGATCGCGGTTTAGAAGGGCTAGCCGTAGATGGTGAAGGAATATCATTAAAAGCATTAAGAGCAAATCAACCAGCAGAATATGTTAACGCTATTAGTCAACTATTTGATCATCCCCAACTACGCACAGAACTATCTCACAACGGTAGACAACTCGTGGAAACAGAATTTACTTGGCATATTGCCGGTAAGCGTTATGAGCAAGTGTGTTTAGGCAATAGTTAA
- a CDS encoding sulfite exporter TauE/SafE family protein, producing the protein MIWIIAHFLAVCVGISLGLIGGGGSILAVPILVYVLGVPLKSAIAMSLVTVGAVSLIGIIPHWLQNHVNFQTAALFSPSAMLGAYIGARLASLPIVTPTLQHILFVIVMFVASYFMIQNSHHKSAANVKLDVRQPSAELELSPNTYKNIHRWVTIPAEGLGVGIITGMVGIGGGFMIIPTLVLLGNTPIKEAIGTSLVIMTFKSVTGFAGYFGHVPIDVNLMLSFTLAAGLGMLLGAYLTRFVEAQQLETGFGYFVIAIAIFMLLKW; encoded by the coding sequence ATGATCTGGATCATTGCTCACTTCCTAGCTGTTTGTGTCGGCATTAGCTTAGGCTTAATTGGTGGTGGTGGGTCGATTTTAGCTGTACCCATCTTAGTTTATGTGTTGGGAGTGCCATTAAAGTCAGCGATCGCGATGAGTTTGGTGACTGTTGGTGCTGTCAGCCTGATTGGGATTATTCCTCACTGGCTACAAAATCATGTCAACTTTCAAACAGCTGCTTTGTTTTCTCCCAGCGCCATGCTAGGTGCTTACATCGGTGCGCGTTTAGCTAGTCTCCCGATTGTGACACCAACTTTACAGCATATTTTATTTGTAATTGTCATGTTTGTGGCTTCCTACTTCATGATTCAAAATAGTCACCATAAATCAGCCGCAAATGTGAAATTAGATGTCAGACAACCTAGTGCTGAGTTAGAGTTATCACCTAATACATATAAAAATATTCATCGGTGGGTGACAATTCCCGCAGAAGGTTTGGGGGTGGGGATCATCACAGGTATGGTGGGGATTGGTGGTGGATTTATGATTATCCCGACTTTGGTACTTTTAGGTAATACACCCATCAAAGAAGCCATTGGTACATCTTTAGTGATCATGACTTTCAAATCTGTCACGGGATTTGCTGGGTATTTCGGTCATGTTCCCATAGATGTTAACTTAATGCTGAGTTTTACCTTAGCCGCCGGTTTAGGAATGTTGCTTGGTGCTTACCTCACTCGATTTGTAGAAGCACAACAGTTAGAAACAGGTTTTGGTTATTTTGTGATTGCGATCGCTATTTTCATGCTGCTCAAATGGTAA
- a CDS encoding L,D-transpeptidase translates to MPNWIRSIGIHRSGKFSTGVVLMMAALLSWMPPIAAEPKPTKAIAASANYSSMIASNLQQISQSRRIEIDLSQQRLFAWEGNRLVYSFRVSTGKRSTPTPTGKFTINSKYRINRMRGPGYDIPDVPYAMYFHKGYAIHGAYWHNRFGTPVSHGCVNLTVNQARKLYNWASTGTVVVVRK, encoded by the coding sequence ATGCCAAACTGGATTCGCAGTATCGGAATACATCGCTCAGGTAAATTTTCTACTGGTGTAGTATTAATGATGGCGGCTTTGCTATCTTGGATGCCACCGATCGCAGCTGAACCTAAACCTACCAAAGCCATAGCTGCATCAGCAAATTACAGCAGTATGATCGCATCTAATCTTCAGCAAATATCCCAATCTCGGCGAATTGAGATTGATTTATCACAACAACGTTTATTTGCTTGGGAAGGTAATCGGCTGGTATATTCCTTCCGTGTTTCTACAGGCAAGCGTTCCACTCCTACGCCTACGGGCAAGTTTACGATTAATTCCAAATATCGCATTAACCGGATGCGAGGCCCTGGCTATGATATCCCAGATGTACCTTATGCAATGTATTTTCACAAAGGCTATGCCATTCATGGTGCTTATTGGCATAACCGTTTTGGTACTCCCGTTAGTCATGGTTGTGTGAATTTAACTGTCAACCAAGCCCGCAAGCTTTATAATTGGGCTTCGACAGGCACTGTTGTAGTAGTACGTAAGTAA
- a CDS encoding L,D-transpeptidase, giving the protein MTKLISQDLSRCLKIFLAGAALSLSTVSISASSTWASSTNQKIAQTIQTLQQSEERWIQIDLSQQRLIAWEGGKPVYAIIISSGKKSTPTRVGTFKIQSKHKSTRMRGRTYDVPNVPHAMFYDGNYGIHGAYWHKRFGTPVSHGCINLAPDHAKWLFNWSSLGTPVVIQK; this is encoded by the coding sequence ATGACAAAATTAATTTCTCAGGACTTGTCACGCTGCTTAAAAATATTTCTGGCTGGTGCAGCATTATCATTAAGTACAGTTAGCATTAGTGCAAGTTCCACCTGGGCAAGTTCAACTAATCAGAAAATTGCACAAACTATCCAAACTCTACAACAATCTGAGGAGCGTTGGATTCAAATTGATCTCTCACAGCAACGATTAATTGCTTGGGAAGGAGGAAAACCTGTGTATGCAATTATTATTTCCTCTGGCAAAAAATCTACACCTACACGGGTTGGTACTTTTAAAATTCAATCTAAACATAAATCTACCCGAATGCGCGGTAGAACTTATGATGTTCCCAACGTTCCCCATGCTATGTTTTACGATGGTAATTATGGTATTCATGGTGCTTATTGGCATAAAAGATTTGGTACACCAGTCAGCCACGGCTGCATCAATCTCGCACCTGATCATGCTAAGTGGCTATTTAATTGGTCATCTTTAGGTACACCAGTAGTTATTCAGAAGTGA
- a CDS encoding bifunctional 4-hydroxy-2-oxoglutarate aldolase/2-dehydro-3-deoxy-phosphogluconate aldolase, protein MKQVSHQVWLSKLQTQRAIAVIRAPKIELGLEMALAVAAGGMQLIEITWNSDRAGELITQLRRQLPECTIGTGTLFNVQQLQDAIASGAEFLFTPHVDSAMIQAAVQQDVPIIPGALTPTEIVTAWSYGASCVKVFPVQTMGGASYIKSLQGPLSHIPLIPTGGVTLDNAPELIQAGAVAVGLSGELFPKQLIIQRDWQAIAQLASDLLQNLS, encoded by the coding sequence ATGAAACAAGTTTCACATCAAGTTTGGTTATCAAAGTTGCAAACACAAAGAGCGATCGCCGTCATCCGCGCACCGAAAATCGAGTTGGGACTAGAAATGGCTTTGGCTGTAGCGGCTGGGGGAATGCAACTGATTGAAATTACCTGGAATAGCGATCGCGCTGGGGAATTAATCACCCAACTCCGCCGCCAGTTACCCGAATGTACGATTGGCACAGGGACATTATTTAATGTGCAGCAGTTACAAGATGCGATCGCCTCTGGTGCAGAATTTCTCTTCACTCCACACGTTGACTCTGCCATGATTCAAGCCGCCGTACAACAAGATGTCCCCATTATCCCAGGTGCGCTCACCCCGACAGAAATTGTCACAGCTTGGTCTTATGGTGCTAGCTGTGTGAAGGTGTTTCCTGTGCAAACTATGGGAGGCGCTAGCTATATCAAGAGTTTGCAAGGGCCACTTAGTCATATTCCCTTAATTCCCACTGGGGGAGTCACCCTAGACAATGCGCCAGAACTCATCCAAGCTGGTGCGGTGGCTGTAGGTTTGAGTGGTGAGTTATTCCCCAAGCAGTTAATTATACAGAGAGATTGGCAGGCGATCGCTCAACTTGCCAGTGATTTATTGCAAAATTTATCGTAG
- a CDS encoding erythromycin esterase family protein, producing MVEATINNIVEALRKSAYRLSGTAADYDPLLNLIGNARFVLIGEASHGTHEFYEQRAEITKRLIQEKGFTAVAIEADWPDAYRVNRYVQGVCEDISPTEALANFQRFPTWMWRNTDVINFINWLREYNDNLPQEATKVGFYGLDLYSMYASIEAVLNYLEQVDPEAANRAHYRYSCFEHFGENTQTYGYTTSFGLRKSCEEQVVQQLQEMQRRVAQYIQNNHQLAADELFFAEQNARLVKNAEAYYRAMFSGQVSSWNIRDRHMAETLEHLVNHLDQRVTPSKVVVWEHNSHLGDARATDMGKLGEVNVGQLVRDRYDKDVVLIGFTTYTGTVTAASGWGETTELKQVRSALPESYEALFHQTGIPQFLLLMRDENPAITSLKQPRLERAIGVIYQPETERVSHYLQASLPKQFDAIIHIDDTKGVQPLDRNAYWEMGEAPETFPSAL from the coding sequence ATGGTAGAAGCAACTATAAACAACATAGTTGAAGCATTGCGTAAGTCTGCATACCGATTATCAGGGACTGCCGCAGATTACGACCCATTGCTCAACTTGATTGGTAATGCTCGTTTCGTTTTAATTGGTGAGGCTTCCCACGGCACTCATGAATTCTACGAGCAACGGGCAGAGATTACAAAACGACTCATTCAAGAAAAGGGTTTTACAGCAGTAGCCATTGAGGCAGATTGGCCTGATGCCTACCGCGTTAACCGCTATGTCCAAGGTGTCTGTGAGGATATTTCACCAACGGAAGCACTGGCTAATTTTCAACGCTTCCCTACTTGGATGTGGCGGAATACAGATGTGATTAATTTTATCAACTGGTTACGGGAATATAACGATAATTTACCCCAAGAAGCAACTAAAGTTGGCTTTTATGGCCTAGACCTTTATAGTATGTATGCTTCTATAGAAGCAGTGCTGAACTACCTGGAGCAGGTAGATCCGGAAGCCGCTAACCGCGCACATTATCGTTATTCTTGCTTTGAGCATTTTGGTGAAAACACGCAAACTTATGGATATACAACCAGTTTCGGACTCAGAAAATCTTGTGAGGAACAAGTAGTTCAGCAATTACAAGAAATGCAACGCCGAGTTGCCCAGTATATCCAAAACAATCATCAATTAGCCGCCGATGAGTTATTCTTTGCCGAGCAGAATGCCCGATTGGTAAAAAACGCTGAGGCATACTACCGTGCTATGTTTAGCGGCCAGGTTTCGTCATGGAATATTCGCGATCGCCACATGGCAGAAACCCTAGAACATCTAGTTAACCATTTAGATCAACGGGTAACACCCAGCAAAGTAGTCGTTTGGGAACATAACTCCCACCTGGGAGACGCGAGAGCCACAGATATGGGTAAACTCGGTGAAGTAAATGTAGGCCAATTAGTCCGCGATCGCTACGACAAAGATGTGGTGTTAATTGGGTTTACTACTTACACAGGTACCGTCACCGCCGCCTCTGGTTGGGGAGAAACAACTGAACTCAAACAAGTTCGTTCTGCTTTACCAGAAAGTTATGAAGCCCTATTCCATCAGACAGGAATACCTCAGTTCTTGTTACTAATGCGGGATGAAAATCCAGCTATTACCAGTCTCAAACAACCAAGATTAGAAAGAGCGATCGGTGTTATTTACCAACCCGAAACCGAGCGCGTCAGTCATTACTTGCAAGCTTCTCTCCCCAAGCAATTTGATGCAATCATTCACATTGACGACACCAAAGGAGTACAACCCCTAGATCGCAATGCTTACTGGGAGATGGGGGAAGCACCAGAGACTTTTCCTTCGGCTCTTTAG
- a CDS encoding HdeD family acid-resistance protein — protein MRNNFDPMSMGNRLARNWWTLALRGTLAILFGLVALFWPGITITVLVLLFAAFLVLGGILLEIAAFRDRLNDTHGWLLLLEGAVGIIVGVLAFIWPDITLLILLYLIAAWAIITGIFEIIAAFQLRRAIENEWLLAIAGMASFFFGVLLVIWPFAGALAIMWIIGIYAIFFGILLLALSFRLRKWSNQHRL, from the coding sequence ATGAGAAATAACTTTGATCCGATGAGCATGGGAAACCGCCTAGCGCGGAACTGGTGGACACTGGCTCTGCGGGGTACACTGGCTATTCTTTTTGGTTTAGTAGCATTATTCTGGCCAGGAATTACTATTACAGTATTGGTGTTGTTGTTTGCTGCCTTTCTAGTGCTGGGTGGAATTTTGTTAGAAATTGCAGCATTTAGAGACCGTCTCAATGATACTCACGGCTGGTTACTGTTGCTAGAAGGAGCAGTAGGCATCATCGTAGGAGTGCTAGCGTTTATCTGGCCTGATATTACTCTCTTAATTTTGCTTTATCTCATTGCGGCTTGGGCAATTATCACTGGTATTTTCGAGATAATTGCAGCCTTTCAGTTGCGAAGAGCAATTGAGAACGAATGGCTGCTAGCAATAGCCGGAATGGCCTCATTCTTCTTTGGTGTGCTGTTGGTCATTTGGCCATTTGCTGGCGCATTAGCCATTATGTGGATCATTGGTATCTATGCCATTTTCTTTGGAATATTACTATTAGCTCTTTCTTTTCGACTACGTAAGTGGAGCAATCAACACAGACTGTAA
- a CDS encoding type II toxin-antitoxin system TacA family antitoxin yields MSNSHKNTVRVTARIPESIQETLQRAAELSGATLNQFMIQAALKEAKKVIEDERVIILSQSDADQVFSLIENPPAPNAKLKAAWNKHKEFFRESH; encoded by the coding sequence ATGTCGAACAGTCACAAAAACACAGTTCGAGTAACAGCCAGAATTCCTGAAAGCATTCAAGAAACTCTACAAAGAGCAGCAGAATTATCAGGTGCTACCTTGAATCAGTTTATGATTCAAGCGGCATTGAAAGAAGCAAAAAAGGTGATAGAAGATGAACGAGTGATTATTTTGTCACAAAGTGATGCTGATCAAGTATTTAGCCTGATTGAGAATCCTCCTGCACCGAATGCGAAGTTAAAAGCAGCCTGGAACAAGCACAAGGAATTTTTCCGTGAGAGTCATTGA
- a CDS encoding GNAT family N-acetyltransferase translates to MRVIELLDKQHDRDRFDCGNPALNQFLKQTARQHIQKGVSRTFVLVDTEQPEIIIGFFTLTLCEVRIDKFSAKFFKKYPSQVPGVKLARLAVDLAYQRQGIGEILMIEAMQRAAIVADNAGGIGLFVDAKDESAKTYYSRYGFVNLEDASLELFLPLSVIQQMLE, encoded by the coding sequence GTGAGAGTCATTGAATTGCTAGACAAGCAGCACGATCGCGATCGCTTTGACTGTGGTAATCCAGCACTAAATCAATTCCTCAAACAAACGGCAAGACAGCATATCCAAAAAGGTGTGTCTCGTACTTTCGTTCTAGTTGATACAGAACAGCCAGAGATCATCATTGGTTTCTTCACATTGACATTGTGTGAAGTGCGTATTGATAAATTTTCCGCGAAATTTTTCAAGAAATATCCATCTCAAGTTCCTGGTGTCAAACTGGCAAGATTAGCAGTTGATCTAGCCTATCAGCGACAAGGAATTGGAGAAATTTTGATGATTGAGGCGATGCAGCGAGCTGCAATCGTAGCTGATAATGCTGGGGGTATTGGCTTATTCGTTGATGCAAAAGATGAATCTGCAAAAACTTACTACTCTCGTTATGGCTTTGTTAATCTCGAAGATGCTTCTTTAGAACTATTTTTGCCATTGTCAGTAATACAGCAAATGCTTGAGTAA
- a CDS encoding cation:proton antiporter domain-containing protein — protein MQEDFRLIVDLVSVLAVAACGGLLAAMLRQPVLLGYLIGGMVVGPAGLGLIKEVVQVETLAQFGVAFLLFALGVEFSFAELKKVKAIALGGGGLQIALTILVTVVVCGVTGAWGTLPAKGVFLGSILSLSSTAVVLKCLMERNETETPHGQVMLGILVVQDLALGLMLAVLPALNEPGEAIGIAVLTALVRIGLFAAGAVVAGIWLIPPLLRLLARTESRELFLLGVVALCLGIALLTEYLGLSIEMGAFVAGLMISEVEYADQTLTYVEPLRDIFASLFFAAIGMLIDPVFLWNNLELILGLVALVFVGKFLIITPLVKLFRYPLKTALIAGLGLAQIGEFSFVLASEGQALGLVSRRIYLLILGTTAVTLMITPFVLRLVPFLFNLMESMPWLQPYLDESQAKDVSEELPFKDHIVVCGYGRVGKNLVKLLQLHNLPVVVIDQSESRIQQLREAGVPYVYGNCVSLHVLETAGVNHAKGMAIALPDPMSTRLCLKRALELCPELDLVVRATQDKNIEVLYQLGAREVVQPEFEASLEMATYLLSGLGFLPTVVQQEMQQIRNDHYLDLRPERTAAEVSRDLRQATRDLNRRWYPLPADSPLIGMSLEEADVRYLTGVSLMAIRRANGDEIDYPNHQTKLETGDRLLVVGASEELAALDEFAKGKVAVPEANNACQWITVNAHAPIVGKTLADLSLYEQLGIQIQAMRRDGKFIRYPDGNMELRDGDQVLLCGSVPTLNQLQPLFAAISEMPLSIPIMKARELKTVTEIVPIEHKPE, from the coding sequence GTGCAAGAAGATTTTAGATTAATTGTTGATTTAGTCTCAGTTTTGGCTGTTGCGGCCTGTGGCGGTTTATTAGCAGCTATGCTAAGACAACCCGTACTGCTGGGATATCTCATTGGTGGGATGGTTGTAGGACCGGCTGGGTTGGGGCTGATTAAAGAAGTTGTGCAAGTGGAAACCCTGGCGCAGTTTGGAGTTGCCTTCTTATTATTTGCCTTGGGCGTAGAGTTTTCCTTTGCCGAACTGAAAAAAGTGAAAGCGATCGCACTCGGTGGTGGGGGGCTACAAATCGCCTTGACAATCCTGGTGACGGTAGTGGTGTGTGGAGTCACGGGCGCATGGGGAACTTTACCCGCTAAGGGTGTGTTCCTAGGCTCAATTCTCTCCCTCTCATCTACAGCCGTGGTGCTTAAATGCTTGATGGAGCGCAACGAAACCGAAACACCCCACGGGCAGGTGATGCTGGGAATTTTGGTAGTCCAGGATTTAGCCCTAGGATTAATGTTGGCGGTGTTACCTGCCCTTAATGAACCAGGAGAAGCTATAGGTATTGCCGTCCTGACAGCTTTGGTACGAATTGGTTTATTTGCAGCAGGGGCAGTAGTAGCGGGAATTTGGTTAATACCCCCATTACTCAGACTTTTAGCCCGCACCGAAAGCCGAGAACTATTTCTATTAGGCGTGGTGGCGTTGTGTTTGGGTATTGCCCTCTTGACAGAATATTTGGGACTCTCCATTGAGATGGGGGCGTTTGTCGCTGGGTTAATGATTTCGGAGGTGGAGTACGCCGATCAAACCCTTACCTATGTTGAACCACTGCGAGATATTTTTGCTAGTTTGTTCTTCGCTGCCATTGGGATGTTAATTGATCCGGTGTTTTTGTGGAACAACCTGGAATTAATTTTAGGGTTAGTGGCCTTAGTATTTGTCGGCAAGTTCTTAATTATCACCCCCTTAGTCAAATTGTTCCGTTATCCGTTAAAAACAGCCTTAATTGCGGGGTTGGGATTGGCGCAAATTGGGGAATTTTCCTTTGTGCTAGCCAGTGAAGGACAAGCTTTAGGGTTGGTATCTCGACGCATATATTTACTGATTTTGGGAACTACCGCCGTTACACTAATGATCACCCCGTTTGTGCTGCGGTTGGTGCCATTTTTATTTAACTTGATGGAATCAATGCCTTGGCTGCAACCTTATTTAGATGAAAGTCAGGCCAAAGATGTATCAGAAGAACTACCTTTTAAAGACCATATAGTAGTCTGTGGTTATGGGCGAGTTGGTAAAAATTTGGTCAAGCTGTTACAGTTGCACAACCTACCTGTAGTCGTGATTGACCAATCGGAAAGCAGAATTCAGCAGTTACGGGAGGCGGGAGTGCCTTACGTCTACGGTAATTGTGTGAGTTTGCACGTACTAGAAACGGCTGGGGTAAATCATGCCAAAGGCATGGCGATCGCACTTCCCGATCCTATGAGTACCCGTCTATGTCTCAAACGCGCTTTGGAATTGTGTCCCGAATTAGATTTAGTTGTCCGCGCTACCCAGGATAAAAATATTGAGGTGCTGTATCAACTAGGCGCAAGGGAAGTAGTTCAACCAGAATTTGAGGCTAGTTTAGAAATGGCCACTTATTTATTAAGTGGTTTGGGCTTTTTACCCACTGTGGTGCAGCAAGAAATGCAGCAAATCCGCAATGATCATTATTTAGATTTGCGTCCAGAACGTACTGCTGCTGAGGTTTCCCGTGATTTACGCCAAGCCACACGCGATTTAAATCGTCGCTGGTATCCTTTACCAGCAGATTCGCCCCTGATTGGGATGAGTTTAGAAGAAGCGGATGTACGCTACCTCACAGGAGTTAGTTTAATGGCGATTCGCCGTGCAAACGGGGATGAAATTGATTATCCCAATCATCAAACCAAATTGGAGACAGGCGATCGCCTTTTGGTTGTCGGCGCATCTGAGGAACTAGCAGCTTTAGATGAATTCGCTAAAGGCAAAGTAGCTGTACCAGAAGCTAATAACGCCTGTCAGTGGATTACAGTCAATGCTCATGCTCCCATTGTGGGTAAAACCCTGGCAGACTTATCTCTGTATGAGCAATTGGGGATACAAATACAAGCAATGCGACGTGATGGTAAGTTTATCCGTTACCCCGACGGTAATATGGAATTGCGAGATGGCGATCAAGTGCTACTGTGTGGTAGCGTGCCTACTCTCAATCAATTACAACCATTATTTGCCGCCATCAGTGAAATGCCTTTGTCTATCCCAATTATGAAAGCCAGGGAGCTAAAAACCGTCACAGAAATTGTGCCTATCGAACACAAACCAGAATAA
- a CDS encoding Hfq-related RNA-binding protein, with protein sequence MAITDFDTSLPSIRQVQNLIKQAAALDFKLVTGDLIKGRILWQDPDCICVVDENSQQITIWKSAIAYFKSVNG encoded by the coding sequence ATGGCTATAACTGATTTTGACACCTCACTACCAAGTATTCGGCAAGTCCAAAACCTGATTAAACAAGCAGCTGCACTGGATTTTAAACTGGTGACTGGCGACTTGATCAAGGGTAGGATTTTATGGCAAGACCCCGACTGTATTTGTGTTGTTGATGAAAACAGTCAACAAATTACTATTTGGAAATCAGCGATCGCTTACTTTAAATCAGTTAACGGGTAA